One segment of Streptomyces sp. XD-27 DNA contains the following:
- a CDS encoding tetratricopeptide repeat protein, protein MTQHVRAENGFAYGAIGADIHVFGDGVPVYLLQRWRPTAPPDDGFLRELPSRMLNARFGVVEFTGRAAELAALRRWRDEGARLAVRWLHAPGGQGKTRLADHFAQQSAADGWQVVTATHGPGSVLPPPGSQDLGAAADARTLLIVDYADRWPLSHLLWLLSNALLHRPAGRARVLLLARSDDVWPAVRAALANQQAATSAQFLPPLPGVSDEGGGDREGNEGDGEGGSRSPRAEMFTVARDSFAVRYGIPSAGITAPEALVSADFGLTLAVHMAALVAVDARAAGRRPPADLAGLTSYLLDREHLHWARLHKDAGDAGHEIAPSGTAFTTPPDVMNRTVFAAALTGPLAPAKGRDVVDGMDLRLPARRVLADHAVCYPPADPDQDTVLEPLYPDRLSEDFLALTLPGHRAEYPAQPWAGPTISALLTGAGMGTGTGAGNGTRTGAGTGTGAGTGSGTGPGSGGGGGVRIRTGIGTGSVADTWTPRAVTFLVAAAQRWPHVGPRYLFPLLASAPQLAVAGGSGALSALAALDDIAPELLEAVAAHFPSFRRPDVDLDPGIAAVSVRLLPHRLAGAGHPGDQAAVRHQLSIRLHHAGRLEEAVAQSATAVEQYRAIDPADMPTPALAVTVERNLAVALKAHGVRLAAVGRRAEAQAVTEESVGILRGLAERDERFLPDLANALLNVGRGLSLADRWDEAAAAQEECVALHRRLAAADPAAHEPDLSASLVALGLCLGRTGRPEEAVTATREGVTILRRLARAEPAAYTPALATALTNLAAALARTGSRDAVPTGQEAATLYRQLAATNPASYESELANVLSGLGLRFLMAGRPAEALSAAHESVAILRRLAERQPEAHGHFLAEALGALSTVLLVTRRHDDALAAADECVAVRRRMAEADPGVTPKLTHALLNAVGVRAEAGGSRLQEAVHLFSEATGICERSRATAAVVAGLHQAVGSRLADQLAAERRPDAADRIRRAVAGLGAASDAGP, encoded by the coding sequence GTGACCCAGCACGTACGCGCCGAGAACGGTTTCGCCTACGGTGCGATCGGCGCCGACATCCACGTCTTCGGCGACGGCGTACCGGTGTACCTGCTCCAGCGGTGGAGGCCGACGGCCCCACCCGACGACGGGTTTCTGCGCGAGCTGCCGAGCCGGATGCTCAACGCCCGGTTCGGCGTCGTGGAGTTCACCGGGCGCGCGGCGGAGCTGGCGGCGCTGCGGCGGTGGCGCGACGAGGGGGCGCGGCTGGCCGTGCGGTGGCTGCACGCCCCGGGCGGCCAGGGCAAGACCCGGCTCGCCGACCACTTCGCACAGCAGTCCGCGGCCGACGGCTGGCAGGTCGTGACCGCCACGCACGGCCCGGGCAGCGTCCTGCCACCGCCCGGCAGCCAGGACCTCGGCGCCGCGGCCGACGCCAGGACCCTGCTGATCGTCGACTACGCCGACCGCTGGCCGCTGTCCCACCTGTTGTGGCTGCTCAGCAACGCGCTGCTGCACCGGCCTGCCGGGCGCGCCCGCGTCCTGCTGCTGGCCCGCAGCGACGACGTCTGGCCCGCCGTCCGCGCCGCACTGGCCAACCAACAGGCGGCGACGTCCGCCCAGTTCCTCCCGCCGCTGCCCGGCGTGTCCGACGAGGGGGGCGGAGACCGGGAAGGGAACGAGGGGGATGGGGAGGGCGGGTCCCGGTCGCCGCGGGCGGAGATGTTCACCGTCGCCCGCGACAGCTTCGCCGTCCGGTACGGCATCCCGTCCGCCGGCATCACCGCACCCGAGGCGCTCGTGAGCGCCGACTTCGGCCTGACCCTGGCGGTGCACATGGCCGCTCTGGTCGCCGTCGACGCCCGCGCCGCGGGCCGGCGGCCACCGGCCGACCTCGCCGGGCTGACCAGCTACCTCCTGGACCGCGAACACCTCCACTGGGCGCGCCTCCACAAAGACGCCGGGGACGCCGGCCACGAGATCGCCCCGTCCGGCACGGCGTTCACCACGCCGCCCGACGTGATGAACCGTACGGTCTTCGCCGCGGCGCTCACCGGGCCGCTGGCGCCCGCGAAGGGGCGGGACGTCGTCGACGGGATGGACCTGCGGCTGCCGGCCCGGCGCGTCCTCGCGGACCACGCCGTGTGCTACCCCCCGGCGGATCCGGACCAGGACACCGTGCTGGAACCGCTGTACCCGGACCGGCTGAGCGAGGACTTCCTGGCGCTCACTCTCCCGGGACACCGAGCCGAGTACCCGGCACAGCCGTGGGCCGGGCCGACGATCAGCGCTCTGCTCACCGGCGCGGGCATGGGCACCGGAACGGGCGCGGGCAACGGTACGAGGACGGGCGCGGGCACCGGGACGGGCGCGGGCACCGGCAGCGGCACCGGTCCTGGTAGCGGCGGCGGTGGCGGCGTCAGGATCCGGACCGGCATCGGCACGGGCTCGGTCGCCGACACCTGGACACCCCGTGCCGTCACCTTCCTCGTCGCCGCCGCCCAGCGCTGGCCGCACGTCGGCCCGCGGTACCTGTTCCCGCTGCTCGCGTCCGCCCCGCAGCTCGCCGTCGCCGGCGGCAGCGGCGCGCTGTCCGCCCTGGCCGCGCTCGACGACATCGCTCCGGAGCTCCTCGAGGCCGTCGCCGCGCACTTCCCGTCCTTCCGGCGGCCCGACGTCGACCTCGACCCGGGCATCGCCGCCGTCAGCGTCCGGCTGCTGCCGCACCGCCTCGCAGGCGCCGGGCACCCCGGCGACCAGGCCGCCGTACGGCACCAACTCAGCATCCGGCTCCACCACGCGGGTCGGCTGGAAGAGGCCGTGGCCCAGTCCGCGACCGCCGTCGAGCAGTACCGGGCGATCGATCCGGCCGACATGCCCACTCCCGCCCTGGCGGTCACGGTCGAACGCAACCTCGCGGTCGCGCTGAAGGCCCACGGCGTCCGGCTGGCCGCCGTCGGGCGGCGCGCCGAGGCGCAGGCCGTCACCGAGGAATCCGTGGGCATCCTGCGCGGGCTCGCCGAGCGCGACGAGCGCTTCCTTCCCGACCTCGCGAACGCGCTGCTCAACGTGGGACGCGGCCTGTCCCTCGCCGACCGCTGGGACGAGGCGGCCGCCGCGCAGGAGGAGTGTGTGGCGCTGCACCGGCGGCTGGCCGCGGCCGACCCCGCCGCACACGAGCCGGACCTGTCCGCGTCGCTGGTGGCGCTCGGCCTGTGCCTCGGCCGGACCGGCCGACCGGAGGAAGCGGTGACGGCGACCCGGGAAGGCGTGACCATCCTGCGCCGGCTCGCGCGGGCGGAGCCGGCCGCCTACACCCCGGCCCTGGCCACTGCCCTGACCAACCTCGCCGCGGCCCTGGCCCGCACCGGCAGCCGTGACGCCGTCCCCACGGGGCAGGAGGCCGCGACGCTGTACCGGCAGCTCGCCGCAACCAATCCGGCCTCCTACGAGAGCGAACTGGCGAACGTCCTGTCCGGGCTCGGCCTGCGGTTCCTCATGGCGGGCCGGCCTGCCGAGGCGCTCTCCGCCGCCCACGAGTCGGTGGCGATCCTGCGCCGACTGGCCGAGCGGCAGCCGGAGGCCCACGGGCACTTCCTGGCCGAGGCGCTGGGCGCGCTCAGCACGGTCCTGCTCGTCACCCGGCGGCATGACGACGCCCTCGCCGCGGCCGACGAGTGCGTGGCCGTACGCCGCAGGATGGCCGAGGCCGACCCGGGGGTCACGCCGAAGCTCACCCACGCCCTGCTCAACGCCGTGGGCGTCCGGGCCGAGGCGGGCGGCTCCCGGCTGCAGGAAGCCGTCCACCTGTTCTCCGAGGCCACGGGCATCTGCGAGCGGAGCCGTGCCACGGCGGCGGTCGTCGCCGGGCTGCACCAGGCCGTCGGCTCCCGGCTCGCCGACCAGCTGGCCGCCGAACGCCGCCCCGACGCGGCCGACCGGATCCGCCGCGCCGTCGCGGGTCTCGGCGCCGCGAGCGACGCAGGCCCGTGA
- a CDS encoding AAA family ATPase: MRLGPDHAAAATGGTFRFVGRQREFGLLLAALGHPPAVVLVEGEAGIGKSRLVREAVRSAADRRVLTGFCHPLREPFPFGPVVDALRKAGRWLPPPGRVSPTAGALARLLPDLADRLPPPPPRPEDAQSRRHQLVQAVRAFLEALGPAVLVVEDLHWVDEATRELLLLIARDLPEQLSLVLTYRAEDLPLDTPPLGAAYRRPPGTGGTTIRLDPLSEHDVRDLACAALGPRATPALGHVLYRRSEGLPLAAEEDLITLCEHAQVAGSGDLTVGLERAEVPRSLREAVTERLAALSPDGAAIVDAACVLAVPAPEPLLTGVAGLEADAGAKGLTEALRSSVLRETGSGRYVFRHVLAQQAAYEHVPGPRRTRLHRRAVEALTAQSPPPLVQIAHHTYALGDHEAWLRQAEAAADQAIALGDQGTAATLLHRILDQPRLDADLRSRAALALAGIAVNGVDYAANAAVLRRILADPQLPEATRGDIRLTLGIIMISQVGDRAGFERLEEAVEELRSRPERAARAMAALAMNEQNGASDHAWTWLDRAEHTIRDSQDSQADAIRATVRATRLTLLARDGNAEVWALLDRLPRRADDAEVLRQTVRALYNVGEIAIELGHDRRAAALLEESRELARRAGIPYLECYSRIALLRLAGLAGHWTDLEQRFAALGDEFPDIRMATAEQAMVGARLAAARGQHARALEWLAAAAASGERESQVTMACRAAAETAAIRLAEGAPEAASAATVPAVVALRRAGAWARATGLVPVAVEAALAHGDREAAGRLADDADSGLRGRDAPGAVAELHLVRGLLREDAEAAAEQFGYARELWRRIGRPYESARAAERQGRALGRSRPDAAAEHLTQAADAYGTLGAPSDAARCQRTLRELGLARPSPRGRRGYGDQLSPRERQVAELLARGATNQDIAQALFLSPRTVEQHVAHVLKKLGVTRRHVRDALSAEKR, encoded by the coding sequence GTGCGACTCGGCCCCGACCACGCTGCCGCGGCGACCGGCGGGACCTTCCGATTCGTCGGCAGGCAGCGGGAGTTCGGCCTGCTGCTTGCTGCGCTCGGACATCCGCCCGCGGTCGTCCTGGTCGAGGGGGAGGCCGGGATCGGGAAGTCCCGGCTGGTCCGCGAGGCGGTGCGGTCCGCGGCGGACCGCCGGGTGCTGACGGGCTTCTGCCACCCGCTGCGCGAGCCCTTCCCGTTCGGCCCGGTCGTGGACGCCCTGCGGAAGGCGGGCCGCTGGCTGCCGCCGCCCGGCCGCGTCTCCCCGACCGCCGGCGCCCTGGCGCGGCTGCTGCCGGACCTCGCGGACCGGCTCCCGCCTCCGCCGCCGCGGCCGGAGGACGCCCAGTCCCGGCGCCACCAGCTGGTGCAGGCGGTCCGCGCGTTCCTGGAGGCACTGGGCCCCGCGGTCCTGGTCGTCGAGGACCTGCACTGGGTCGACGAAGCCACCCGCGAGCTGCTCCTGCTGATCGCCAGGGACCTGCCCGAGCAGCTGAGCCTGGTGCTCACCTACCGGGCCGAGGACCTGCCCCTGGACACTCCGCCGCTCGGGGCCGCGTACCGCCGCCCGCCCGGGACCGGCGGCACCACGATCCGCCTCGACCCGCTGTCCGAGCACGACGTACGCGATCTGGCGTGCGCCGCGCTCGGCCCGCGCGCCACACCGGCGCTGGGCCACGTCCTGTACCGCCGCAGCGAGGGCCTGCCGCTGGCCGCCGAGGAGGACCTGATCACTCTGTGCGAGCACGCACAGGTGGCCGGTAGCGGCGATCTCACCGTCGGGCTCGAACGCGCCGAGGTGCCCAGGAGCCTGCGCGAAGCGGTCACGGAACGCCTGGCGGCCCTGTCGCCGGACGGGGCGGCGATCGTCGACGCGGCCTGTGTGCTCGCCGTCCCCGCCCCGGAGCCCCTGCTCACCGGCGTCGCCGGGCTGGAGGCGGACGCCGGCGCCAAGGGGCTGACCGAGGCGCTGCGGTCCTCCGTCCTGCGCGAGACCGGATCGGGCCGGTACGTGTTCCGGCACGTCCTCGCCCAGCAGGCCGCCTACGAGCACGTCCCCGGCCCTCGCCGCACCCGCCTGCACCGGCGGGCCGTCGAGGCGCTGACGGCGCAGTCGCCCCCGCCGCTGGTGCAGATCGCGCACCACACCTACGCCCTGGGCGACCACGAGGCATGGCTGCGGCAGGCGGAGGCCGCCGCCGACCAGGCGATCGCCCTGGGCGACCAGGGCACCGCCGCCACGCTGCTGCACCGGATCCTGGACCAGCCGCGGCTGGACGCCGACCTGCGGTCGCGGGCCGCCCTCGCGCTGGCGGGAATCGCCGTCAACGGCGTGGACTACGCCGCCAACGCCGCCGTACTGCGCCGCATCCTCGCCGACCCGCAGCTGCCGGAGGCCACCCGCGGCGACATCCGGCTGACGCTGGGCATCATCATGATCAGCCAGGTCGGCGACCGGGCCGGTTTCGAGCGGCTCGAAGAGGCCGTCGAGGAGCTGCGCAGCCGCCCCGAACGCGCCGCCCGAGCCATGGCCGCCCTGGCCATGAACGAGCAGAACGGCGCCTCGGACCACGCCTGGACCTGGCTGGACCGGGCCGAGCACACCATCCGCGACAGCCAGGACAGTCAAGCTGATGCCATCCGGGCGACGGTGCGCGCCACCCGGCTCACGCTGCTCGCCCGGGACGGCAACGCCGAGGTGTGGGCCCTGCTGGACCGGCTGCCCCGGCGGGCGGACGACGCGGAAGTCCTCAGGCAGACGGTCCGCGCCCTCTACAACGTCGGCGAGATCGCCATCGAACTGGGCCACGACCGCCGCGCCGCTGCGCTGCTGGAGGAGAGCCGGGAGCTCGCCCGGCGCGCGGGCATCCCGTATCTGGAGTGCTACAGCCGCATCGCCCTGCTGCGGCTGGCCGGTCTGGCCGGGCACTGGACGGACCTGGAGCAGCGCTTCGCCGCGCTCGGCGACGAGTTCCCCGACATCCGCATGGCCACGGCCGAGCAGGCCATGGTGGGCGCGCGGCTGGCGGCGGCCCGGGGACAGCACGCCCGTGCCCTGGAGTGGCTGGCCGCGGCCGCCGCCTCCGGGGAGCGGGAGTCCCAGGTGACCATGGCGTGCCGGGCCGCCGCGGAGACCGCCGCGATCCGGCTGGCGGAGGGGGCACCGGAGGCCGCTTCGGCGGCCACCGTGCCGGCGGTGGTGGCGCTGCGCCGGGCAGGCGCGTGGGCGCGGGCCACCGGCCTGGTGCCCGTGGCCGTTGAGGCGGCGCTCGCCCACGGCGACCGGGAGGCCGCCGGACGGCTGGCCGACGACGCCGACAGCGGACTGCGAGGCCGGGACGCGCCCGGCGCCGTCGCCGAACTGCACCTCGTACGCGGCCTGTTGCGCGAGGACGCCGAAGCCGCCGCCGAGCAGTTCGGGTACGCCCGCGAACTGTGGCGGCGGATCGGGCGCCCGTACGAGTCCGCCCGCGCGGCCGAACGCCAGGGGCGCGCCCTGGGCCGCTCCCGCCCCGACGCGGCCGCCGAGCATCTCACCCAGGCCGCCGACGCGTACGGCACGCTCGGCGCCCCCTCCGACGCCGCCCGGTGCCAGCGGACCCTGCGCGAACTCGGCCTGGCCCGCCCGTCGCCGCGCGGCCGCCGCGGCTACGGGGACCAACTCTCGCCGCGCGAACGGCAGGTCGCCGAGCTGCTCGCCCGAGGCGCCACCAACCAGGACATCGCGCAGGCCCTGTTCCTGTCTCCCCGCACCGTCGAACAGCACGTGGCCCACGTACTCAAGAAGCTGGGCGTCACGAGGCGACACGTCCGCGACGCCCTCTCCGCCGAGAAGCGGTAG
- a CDS encoding ATP-binding protein encodes MTVEKTRSAALDYHLPSRTADATRSAVCVMPAAAASVPVLRRFARDTARRWEASEAVDEAVAVIVTELVANAVRHSGSPDVTVLLAVTGATMKIQVSDTGRWRPRSVARGADEEEAGDTPCGGRGLRLVEAYAASCCVTVTAGGTRVTAELVPGAGGGPPLGGGAVPPG; translated from the coding sequence ATGACGGTCGAGAAGACACGCTCCGCTGCCCTCGACTACCACCTGCCGAGCCGGACCGCCGACGCGACGAGGTCGGCCGTGTGCGTCATGCCCGCCGCGGCGGCATCGGTGCCCGTCCTGCGGCGGTTCGCCCGTGACACGGCGCGGCGGTGGGAGGCGTCCGAAGCGGTCGACGAGGCGGTGGCCGTCATCGTGACCGAACTGGTCGCGAACGCGGTACGGCACAGCGGCAGCCCCGACGTGACCGTCCTGCTGGCCGTCACCGGCGCGACGATGAAGATCCAGGTCAGCGACACCGGACGGTGGCGGCCGCGGTCGGTCGCGCGCGGCGCGGACGAGGAGGAGGCCGGCGACACGCCGTGCGGCGGCCGCGGCCTGCGGTTGGTGGAGGCGTACGCGGCGAGCTGCTGCGTCACGGTCACGGCGGGCGGCACCCGGGTGACCGCGGAACTGGTGCCGGGAGCCGGTGGCGGACCACCGCTCGGTGGCGGGGCCGTCCCGCCCGGCTGA
- a CDS encoding PP2C family protein-serine/threonine phosphatase translates to MIQARDHQRDRARTRQLTDLLAPSGRPSRPDDPPASASGAAPPARIRAAGRFAAALPVLIVSAVALLALVGGAETTWLPLLAVGPALASATSGPWRVLLVGFLAVALGAALGADGGAPGSGHAILLSALVAVTLASSLASALRGRRERVLAAVRSVAEAAQHALLKPVPATVGRFQVAVRYSAAAAEARIGGDLYALVPTPYGVRLIVGDVRGKGLPAVGTAALVLGVFREAAYDEPDLLDVVDRIERSLARNLASDDFVTAVVVGYPEDGHMEVVNCGHAPPLMISRSEVVAVEPTRSSPPLGLRALTGETPTLQRLPFADGDQLLLYTDGVTEARNHRREFYPLVERVARHASDDVNRTLAALHGELLAHVGGRLHDDAALLLLRRPAVRGSTTGVPAAWRAPAHPGVRRQAGAA, encoded by the coding sequence ATGATCCAGGCCCGAGACCATCAGCGCGACCGCGCGCGTACGCGGCAGCTCACGGATCTATTGGCCCCCTCCGGTCGGCCTTCCCGACCGGACGACCCTCCGGCCTCGGCCTCGGGCGCGGCGCCGCCGGCCCGGATACGCGCCGCAGGGCGGTTCGCCGCCGCCCTCCCGGTGCTGATCGTCTCCGCCGTCGCGCTCCTCGCCCTCGTCGGCGGGGCCGAGACGACCTGGTTGCCGCTGCTCGCCGTCGGGCCCGCGCTGGCCTCCGCGACCAGCGGACCGTGGCGGGTCCTCCTGGTCGGCTTCCTCGCCGTGGCCCTGGGCGCCGCGCTCGGTGCCGACGGCGGCGCACCGGGCAGCGGCCACGCGATCCTGCTGTCCGCGCTGGTCGCCGTGACCTTGGCGAGCAGCCTGGCCAGCGCGCTGCGCGGGCGCCGGGAGCGGGTGCTGGCGGCCGTCCGCTCGGTCGCCGAGGCCGCTCAGCACGCACTGCTCAAGCCCGTGCCCGCCACCGTCGGCCGCTTCCAGGTGGCCGTCCGCTACAGCGCCGCCGCCGCGGAGGCCCGCATCGGCGGCGACCTGTACGCGCTGGTGCCCACCCCGTACGGAGTCAGGCTGATCGTCGGCGACGTACGCGGCAAGGGGCTGCCCGCGGTGGGCACCGCCGCGCTGGTGCTCGGCGTGTTCCGCGAGGCCGCCTACGACGAGCCGGACCTCCTCGACGTCGTCGACAGGATCGAGCGGAGCCTGGCACGCAACCTCGCCTCCGACGACTTCGTCACCGCCGTGGTCGTCGGCTACCCCGAAGACGGGCACATGGAGGTGGTCAACTGCGGGCACGCCCCGCCGCTGATGATCAGCCGGTCCGAGGTGGTGGCCGTAGAGCCGACCCGGTCGTCCCCGCCTCTCGGGCTGCGCGCCCTCACCGGCGAGACCCCGACCCTCCAGAGGCTGCCCTTCGCCGACGGCGACCAGTTGCTGCTCTACACCGACGGAGTCACCGAGGCGCGCAATCACCGTCGTGAGTTCTACCCGCTGGTCGAGCGGGTGGCGCGGCACGCGTCGGACGATGTGAACCGCACCCTCGCGGCGCTCCACGGGGAGCTGCTGGCACACGTGGGCGGACGGCTGCACGACGACGCGGCACTGCTCCTGCTCCGCAGACCGGCCGTTCGCGGCTCGACGACCGGGGTACCGGCCGCCTGGCGAGCGCCGGCACACCCTGGTGTGCGGAGGCAGGCGGGGGCCGCATAA
- a CDS encoding IclR family transcriptional regulator: MGAQSGPTLITSVQRAFRLMEAVSTHAGGAPAKQLAREAGLSLATAYHLLRTLAHDGYVRKLDDGGYVIGDQLDMLHAGSRGQALLTRIRPTLAALRDDLSVATYLTFYEEGEIRVAEIVDGPRAPRVDLWVGFEDAGHATALGKCVLRELDDDARSDYLARHHLADLTPRTITRRSELLRRLESSAPAPAVLDLEEYALGTVCVAVPVYSGQRIGALGVSLRADQRSRIDEVQARLIPAAARVTRRLSLTI; encoded by the coding sequence ATGGGTGCTCAGAGCGGTCCCACGCTCATCACGTCCGTGCAGCGAGCCTTCCGGCTGATGGAGGCCGTCAGCACCCACGCGGGCGGTGCGCCCGCGAAGCAACTGGCACGCGAGGCGGGACTGTCCCTGGCCACCGCCTACCACCTGCTGCGGACCCTGGCCCACGACGGGTACGTCCGCAAGCTGGATGACGGCGGGTACGTCATCGGTGACCAACTGGACATGCTGCACGCCGGAAGCCGCGGGCAGGCGCTGCTCACCCGCATCCGCCCCACGCTCGCCGCCCTGCGGGACGACCTGTCGGTCGCCACGTACCTGACCTTCTACGAAGAGGGCGAGATCCGGGTCGCCGAGATCGTCGACGGCCCCCGGGCCCCACGCGTCGACCTCTGGGTGGGGTTCGAGGACGCCGGGCACGCCACGGCGCTGGGCAAGTGCGTGCTGCGCGAGCTGGACGACGACGCCCGCAGCGACTACCTCGCCCGGCACCATCTCGCCGATCTCACGCCCCGCACGATCACCCGGCGTTCCGAACTGCTCCGGCGGCTCGAATCGTCGGCCCCCGCCCCGGCGGTCCTGGACCTGGAGGAGTACGCCCTCGGTACGGTCTGCGTCGCGGTGCCCGTGTACAGCGGGCAGCGGATCGGCGCGCTCGGTGTCTCGCTCCGGGCCGACCAGCGCTCCCGCATCGACGAGGTCCAGGCGCGGCTGATACCGGCGGCGGCACGCGTGACCAGGCGACTCTCGCTCACTATCTGA
- a CDS encoding FG-GAP-like repeat-containing protein: MRTLRIRRMALSAVCVSLMTVGAAGAAAAATPTPEPAPTTVPTTVPTAAPAKPGAPESPAAETARAVDGDDWTVEEAIRFWTPERIASATDPGAFARSRTRAPAPGGKPRQGITHKNSSHFRGIKSVGVLFTKDSSGPKTHSCSASVVESKGRNLILTAGHCVKSKAIFIPYYDGSKDVAHQPLGIWTVDKWFVDRSYSPPNTKARESDLDFAFARVDQNGGKNLQDVVGGGNKLARTQGAKNRVTVIGYPMVKHNPTDQAVRCTTDTGALPGYNQMRIDCAGLWGGVSGSPWFSSVDLDRGTGTIIGNVGGSYGGGPDVKGDNPLYNRLTYSPFHADRFFQLFDDAQKDGGTDHGPYRQPTLPYSVGRADTWKHAKLMAAGDFNGTGRSDLVVVWTDGEVTLYNSDGKGDFSSERRLTPKNTTWPHAQTITAGDFGGGNQFDLMVVWSDGEVTLYQDIGAKGLGSETKMPGKKTTWSHATQIAAGRFNAARYVTDLVVRWSDGELTLYTNVGPGTFGQEHKLKDENATWKKAKLLTSGEYSGNAKWDLMVSWTDGELDNYVGTSTSGLGKEHRILEPNKTWEHNTVMTTGNFTPNGRTDDLLIRWSDGETTMYNDTGAGRLGKENTLVYPVV, encoded by the coding sequence TTGCGCACGTTGCGCATACGCCGGATGGCCCTTTCGGCCGTCTGCGTCTCGCTGATGACCGTCGGCGCGGCGGGTGCCGCCGCGGCGGCGACACCGACACCCGAACCGGCGCCGACAACAGTGCCGACGACGGTGCCGACAGCGGCACCGGCCAAGCCGGGGGCACCGGAATCCCCCGCGGCTGAGACCGCCCGGGCGGTTGACGGCGACGACTGGACGGTGGAGGAGGCGATCCGCTTCTGGACGCCCGAGCGCATCGCCTCCGCGACCGACCCCGGCGCCTTCGCCCGGTCGCGCACCCGGGCCCCGGCGCCCGGCGGCAAGCCCCGTCAGGGAATCACGCACAAGAACTCCTCGCACTTCCGCGGCATCAAGTCCGTCGGCGTGCTCTTCACCAAGGACTCGAGCGGCCCCAAGACCCACTCCTGCTCCGCGTCCGTGGTGGAGAGCAAAGGCCGCAACCTCATCCTGACGGCCGGGCACTGCGTGAAGTCCAAGGCGATCTTCATTCCCTACTACGACGGCTCCAAGGACGTCGCACACCAGCCGCTCGGCATCTGGACCGTCGACAAGTGGTTCGTCGACCGGAGCTACAGCCCCCCGAACACCAAGGCACGCGAGTCCGACCTGGACTTCGCGTTCGCCCGGGTCGACCAGAACGGCGGCAAGAACCTCCAGGACGTCGTCGGCGGCGGCAACAAGCTGGCGCGTACCCAGGGTGCGAAGAACCGCGTGACGGTGATCGGTTACCCGATGGTCAAGCACAACCCGACGGACCAGGCGGTCCGATGCACCACCGACACGGGCGCGCTGCCGGGCTACAACCAGATGCGCATCGACTGCGCGGGACTGTGGGGCGGCGTCTCGGGCTCCCCGTGGTTCTCCTCGGTGGACCTCGACCGCGGCACCGGAACGATCATCGGTAACGTCGGCGGATCCTACGGCGGTGGCCCCGATGTGAAGGGCGACAACCCGCTGTACAACCGGCTGACCTACAGCCCGTTCCACGCGGACCGGTTCTTCCAGCTCTTCGACGACGCCCAGAAGGACGGCGGCACCGACCACGGCCCGTACCGCCAGCCCACGCTGCCCTATTCCGTCGGCCGGGCCGACACCTGGAAGCACGCCAAGCTCATGGCGGCCGGGGACTTCAACGGCACCGGCCGCAGCGACCTGGTCGTCGTCTGGACGGACGGCGAGGTCACCCTCTACAACAGCGACGGCAAGGGCGACTTCTCCTCCGAGCGCCGGCTCACGCCCAAGAACACCACCTGGCCGCACGCCCAGACCATCACCGCCGGCGACTTCGGGGGCGGCAACCAGTTCGACCTGATGGTGGTCTGGTCGGACGGCGAGGTCACCCTGTACCAGGACATCGGCGCGAAGGGCCTCGGCAGCGAGACGAAGATGCCCGGCAAGAAGACGACCTGGTCGCATGCCACGCAGATCGCCGCGGGCCGGTTCAACGCCGCCAGGTACGTCACCGACCTGGTCGTGCGCTGGTCCGACGGTGAGCTCACCCTCTACACCAACGTGGGCCCCGGCACCTTCGGCCAGGAGCACAAGCTCAAGGATGAGAACGCCACGTGGAAGAAGGCCAAGCTGCTCACCAGCGGCGAGTACTCGGGCAACGCCAAGTGGGACCTGATGGTCAGTTGGACGGACGGTGAGCTCGACAACTATGTCGGCACGTCCACCTCGGGCCTCGGCAAGGAGCATCGCATCCTGGAGCCCAACAAGACCTGGGAGCACAACACGGTCATGACCACGGGCAACTTCACGCCCAACGGCCGCACCGACGACCTGCTGATCCGCTGGTCGGACGGTGAGACCACGATGTACAACGACACCGGCGCCGGCCGGCTCGGCAAGGAGAACACCCTGGTGTACCCGGTGGTGTGA